The following are encoded in a window of Hypomesus transpacificus isolate Combined female unplaced genomic scaffold, fHypTra1 scaffold_256, whole genome shotgun sequence genomic DNA:
- the tax1bp3 gene encoding tax1-binding protein 3, whose translation MSFIPGQPVTAVVQRIEIHKLRQGEHLILGFSIGGGIDQDSGQNPFSEDKTDKGIYVTRVSPGGPAEVAGLMMGDKIMQVNGWDMTMVTHDQARKRLTKKKEDVVRLLVTRKSLEEAVRHSMM comes from the exons ATGTCGTTCATCCCTGGACAACCAGTGACGGCAGTTGTG caaCGGATTGAAATACACAAGCTGCGCCAAGGTGAGCACCTAATCCTGGGCTTCAGTATCGGAGGAGGGATCGACCAGGACTCAGGACAGAACCCCTTCTCTGAGGACAAAACAGACAAG GGTATCTATGTGACCCGCGTGTCGCCGGGGGGACCAGCAGAAGTGGCTGGCTTGATGATGGGAGACAAAATCATGCAG GTGAACGGCTGGGACATGACCATGGTGACCCATGACCAGGCCAGGAAGAGACTGACCAAGAAGAAGGAGGATGTAGTGAGGCTGCTGGTGACCAGGAAGTCTCTGGAGGAAGCAGTCAGACACTCCATgatgtaa
- the LOC124462850 gene encoding scavenger receptor cysteine-rich type 1 protein M130-like — protein MVPVLMLVVMFWSTGLQDELIDEPPGSDVRLEGGDGRCAGGVEMKHQEEWRRVGSWSDWDLRAAVVVCRQLDCGSAVSTRFTVGDDKHDAWEFRSACVGSESALRECGTVEERYSTSSTLEVICSESVRLVDGAGLCSGRVEVRSDQSWVSVCEADFDRLDAEVVCQELGCGAPSALQGALYGEGKGPLWDKEFQCGGTESRLLDCDTSDSARNTCSPGNAVGLTCSGPDDVRFERGDGRCVGRVELKHQGEWKRVGWAISWDLRAAAVLCRQLDCGSAVSTIYTDNKHPTWRFVSHCVGSESALMECITVDGGYETSRTPEVICSGNTHIMLFYSADDVDSLT, from the exons atggttccTGTCCTGATGCTGGTGGTCATGTTCTGGAGCACAG GTCTCCAGGATGAACTCATTGATGAACCTCCAG GTTCTGatgtgaggctggagggaggagatggtcgCTGTGCTGGTGGAGTGGAGATGAAACACCaggaagagtggaggagagtggGCAGTTGGTCTGACTGGGACCTGAGAGCTGCAGTTGTAGTGTGCAGACAGCTGGACTGTGGCTCTGCTGTTTCAACACGTTTCACTGTTGGTGATGATAAACATGATGCATGGGAGTTTAGATCTGCCTGTGTTGGGTCTGAGTCTGCACTGAGGGAGTGTGGAACAGTGGAGGAAAGGTATTCCACTTCCTCTACCCTGGAGGTGATCTGCTCAG AGTCTGTGAGGCTTGTGGACGGAGCTGGTCTGTGCTCTggcagagtggaggtgaggTCTGATCAGTCGTGGGTCTCAGTGTGTGAAGCTGACTTTGACAGGCTGGATGCAGAGGTGGTCTGTCAGGAGCTTGGCTGTGGGGCTCCTTCAGCCCTCCAGGGGGCGCTCTATGGAGAAGGGAAAGGTCCACTCTGGGATAAAGAGTTCCAGTGTGGAGGCACGGAGTCCCGTCTCCTGGACTGTGACACCTCAGACTCAGCTAGAAACACCTGCTCACCTGGTAATGCTGTTGGACTCACCTGCTCAG GGCCAGATGATGTGAGGTTTGAGAGAGGAGATGGTCGCTGTGTTGGCAGAGTGGAGCTGAAACACCagggagagtggaagagagtgggCTGGGCGATCAGCTGGGACCTGAGAGCTGCAGCTGTACTGTGCAGACAGCTGGACTGTGGCTCTGCTGTTTCAACAATATACACTGATAATAAACATCCTACATGGAGATTTGTATCTCACTGTGTTGGGTCTGAGTCTGCGCTGATGGAGTGTATAACAGTGGATGGAGGGTACGAGACTTCCCGTACCCCAGAGGTGATCTGCTCAGGTAATACACACATCATGTTGTTCTATTCAGCTGATGATGTTGACAGTCTCACgtga